TTATGATGCCTTTGGTAATTTATTAAGTAGTTCAGGTTCAATCAGTCAGCCGTATCAATATGTAGGAAGAGAGGGTTATTATAGGGAAGGAGATATAGGTTTGTATTTATTAGGTCAGAGGTGGTATGATGCAGAGGTAGGTAGGTTTGTAAGTAGAGATTTAATAGGCCATAGAATACTTAATCTTTATTTTTATTGTAGAAATAATCCTTTAAATTATATAGATGCAGAAGGAAGAATTTTTGTTGAGATTTCTATCCCTGCTACTACTTATTTATCCAGATGTCTTATAATAGCCCG
This sequence is a window from bacterium. Protein-coding genes within it:
- a CDS encoding RHS repeat-associated core domain-containing protein, with amino-acid sequence YDAFGNLLSSSGSISQPYQYVGREGYYREGDIGLYLLGQRWYDAEVGRFVSRDLIGHRILNLYFYCRNNPLNYIDAEGRIFVEISIPATTYLSRCLIIARQILNRYQSIEDNHLRHCIASCKLAEETDKFCS